A region of Streptomyces sp. NBC_01750 DNA encodes the following proteins:
- a CDS encoding ABC transporter substrate-binding protein encodes MRTTLRTGRTAVVFAAIGALALAGCGDNKDDDKAKPGESKGKETAATVQLPKLNGEKLEVVAVWTGPEQENFTKVLKEFEKRTGASVTFVPTQDAMLNYLGTKIAGGQPPDVALLQQVGALQQAVQRKWVKPLGAEAKAELAKNFTKGWQDLGAVGGTQYGVYFKAASKSLVWYNAKAFENAGASEPKTWKEFLSTAETISASGVTPVSVGGADGWTLTDWFENIYLSQAGPEKYDQLAKHQIKWTDPSVKTALTTLGELFGKPNLIAGGADGALQTEFPASVTQTFTGGEQPKGAMVFEGDFVSVNIAQTDAKIGTDAKVFPFPAVGAEPPVVTGGDAAVALKDSKGAQALLTFLASPDAAKIWAESGGFISPNKSLDISAYPNAVQRDIAKALIAAGDTFRFDMSDQMPQSFGGTPGKGEWKALQDFLKNPKNVAGTQQKLESDAAKAYKS; translated from the coding sequence ATGCGCACAACTCTTCGCACGGGCAGGACCGCGGTGGTGTTCGCCGCCATCGGCGCTCTCGCACTCGCCGGCTGCGGCGACAACAAGGACGACGACAAGGCGAAACCGGGCGAGAGCAAGGGCAAGGAGACCGCGGCCACCGTCCAACTGCCCAAACTGAACGGCGAGAAGCTCGAGGTCGTGGCCGTCTGGACCGGCCCCGAGCAGGAGAACTTCACCAAGGTCCTCAAGGAGTTCGAGAAGCGCACCGGGGCTTCCGTCACCTTCGTCCCCACCCAGGACGCGATGCTCAACTATCTCGGTACGAAGATCGCCGGCGGTCAGCCCCCGGATGTGGCACTCCTCCAGCAGGTCGGCGCACTCCAGCAGGCCGTGCAGCGCAAGTGGGTCAAGCCGCTGGGTGCCGAGGCCAAGGCGGAGCTGGCGAAGAACTTCACCAAGGGCTGGCAGGATCTCGGCGCGGTCGGCGGCACGCAGTACGGCGTCTACTTCAAGGCCGCCAGCAAGTCCCTGGTCTGGTACAACGCCAAGGCATTCGAGAACGCGGGCGCCAGCGAGCCGAAGACCTGGAAGGAATTCCTGTCGACGGCCGAAACGATCTCCGCCTCCGGCGTCACCCCGGTCTCGGTCGGCGGCGCGGACGGCTGGACGCTCACCGACTGGTTCGAGAACATCTATCTCTCCCAGGCGGGGCCCGAGAAGTACGACCAGCTGGCCAAGCACCAGATCAAGTGGACCGACCCGTCCGTGAAGACCGCGCTGACCACGCTCGGCGAGCTCTTCGGCAAGCCCAACCTGATCGCGGGCGGCGCCGACGGCGCGCTGCAGACGGAATTCCCGGCATCGGTCACCCAGACCTTCACCGGTGGTGAACAGCCCAAGGGCGCGATGGTTTTCGAGGGCGACTTCGTCTCGGTCAATATCGCGCAGACCGACGCCAAGATCGGTACGGACGCGAAGGTGTTCCCGTTCCCTGCGGTGGGCGCCGAGCCTCCGGTGGTGACCGGCGGCGACGCGGCCGTGGCGCTGAAGGACTCGAAGGGCGCGCAGGCGCTGCTGACCTTCCTGGCCTCCCCTGACGCCGCGAAGATCTGGGCCGAGTCGGGCGGGTTCATCTCACCGAACAAGTCGCTCGACATCTCCGCGTATCCCAATGCGGTGCAGCGCGATATCGCCAAGGCGCTGATCGCGGCGGGCGACACATTCCGCTTCGACATGTCGGACCAGATGCCGCAGTCGTTCGGCGGTACGCCCGGCAAGGGCGAGTGGAAGGCTCTCCAGGACTTCCTGAAGAACCCGAAGAACGTCGCCGGGACCCAGCAGAAGCTGGAGTCGGACGCGGCCAAGGCGTACAAGAGCTGA
- a CDS encoding carbohydrate ABC transporter permease encodes MTGTRKIIAVGFLLPALVLLGALVVYPIGYSVYRSFFDQSGSGFAGIDNYKEIFTEDTILTAVKNNVLWVVVAPTVSTALGLIFAVLTERVRWGTAFKLIVFMPMAISMLAAGIIFRLVYEQDPDRGVANAVWVGVHDTFAESAGFPKAHPLAVHPLTAGPGGSFVTKEPATAGKQVQLPLIGVAPDKMPSDAEPAKAARPDDGKITGTAWLDFTKGGGGRPNTIDAKELGLKGIKVEAVKDGEVVASARAGADGTFSLPASAEGARLRLPADNFREPYNGVNWLGPSLVTPAIIGSYVWMWAGFAMVLIAAGLASVPRELLEAARVDGANEWQVFRRITVPLLAPVLAVVLVTLMINVLKIFDLVFIIAPGSAQDDANVLALQLYRSSFGTDSNLGLGSAISVLLLLLVIPVMLFNIRRMRRETRR; translated from the coding sequence GTGACAGGCACACGCAAGATCATCGCGGTCGGCTTTCTGCTGCCCGCGCTGGTGCTGCTGGGCGCGCTCGTGGTCTACCCGATCGGGTACTCGGTCTACCGGTCCTTCTTCGACCAGTCCGGCAGCGGATTCGCCGGGATCGACAACTACAAGGAGATATTCACCGAGGACACCATCCTCACCGCGGTCAAGAACAATGTGCTCTGGGTGGTGGTCGCGCCGACCGTCTCGACCGCGCTCGGACTGATCTTCGCCGTGCTCACCGAACGGGTCCGCTGGGGCACGGCCTTCAAGCTGATCGTCTTTATGCCGATGGCGATCTCGATGCTCGCCGCGGGCATCATCTTCCGGCTGGTGTACGAGCAGGACCCGGACCGCGGTGTCGCCAACGCCGTCTGGGTGGGCGTTCATGACACCTTCGCCGAGTCGGCCGGATTCCCCAAGGCGCATCCGCTGGCCGTCCATCCGCTCACGGCAGGTCCGGGCGGGTCCTTCGTCACCAAGGAGCCGGCCACCGCGGGCAAACAGGTCCAGCTCCCGCTGATCGGTGTCGCGCCCGACAAGATGCCGTCCGACGCCGAACCCGCGAAGGCGGCGCGGCCGGACGACGGAAAGATCACCGGCACCGCCTGGCTGGACTTCACCAAGGGCGGCGGCGGCAGGCCCAACACCATCGACGCCAAGGAGCTCGGCCTCAAAGGCATCAAGGTGGAGGCGGTCAAGGACGGCGAGGTCGTCGCATCGGCAAGGGCCGGAGCGGACGGTACGTTCAGCCTGCCCGCGTCCGCCGAGGGCGCCCGGCTCCGGCTGCCCGCCGACAATTTCAGGGAACCGTACAACGGCGTCAACTGGCTCGGCCCCTCGCTCGTCACCCCGGCGATCATCGGCAGTTACGTGTGGATGTGGGCGGGCTTCGCGATGGTGCTGATCGCGGCGGGGCTGGCGAGCGTGCCGCGTGAACTCCTCGAAGCGGCGCGGGTGGACGGCGCGAACGAGTGGCAGGTCTTCCGCAGGATCACGGTGCCGCTGCTGGCGCCGGTCCTCGCGGTCGTCCTGGTCACCCTGATGATCAATGTGCTGAAGATCTTCGACCTGGTCTTCATCATCGCGCCGGGCTCGGCCCAGGACGACGCGAACGTCCTCGCACTCCAGCTGTACCGCTCGTCGTTCGGCACGGATTCGAACCTGGGGCTGGGCAGTGCCATCTCCGTACTCCTGCTGCTGCTGGTGATCCCGGTGATGCTGTTCAACATCCGCAGGATGCGAAGGGAGACCCGCCGATGA
- a CDS encoding carbohydrate ABC transporter permease has protein sequence MTTSDGVVKAKQSLPARIAAGAGGGVMRVFLILVGLFWLMPTFGLLLSSLRDATDISESGWWKVFSAPAQLTTENYSRLLDNEAITDSLLSTVMITVPATVLVVAIGSLAGYAFAWMEFPGRDWWFMVVVGLLVVPVQVALVPVSKLFGRIGIFETTIGVIIFHVAFGLPFAIFLLRNFFAEIPRELLEAARLDGAGEIRLFTRVVMPLGGPAIASLGIFQFLWVWNDMLVALIFADSESAPITVALQRQVRQFGNNIDVLAPGAFVSMIIPLAVFFAFQRQFVTGVMAGAVK, from the coding sequence ATGACCACGTCCGACGGTGTGGTGAAGGCGAAGCAGTCGCTCCCGGCGCGCATCGCGGCCGGTGCCGGCGGTGGCGTGATGCGGGTGTTTCTCATCCTGGTTGGCCTGTTCTGGCTGATGCCGACGTTCGGGCTGCTGCTGTCGTCGCTGCGCGACGCGACGGACATCAGTGAGAGCGGCTGGTGGAAGGTGTTCTCGGCCCCGGCTCAGCTGACCACCGAGAACTACTCGCGGCTCCTCGACAACGAGGCGATCACCGATTCGCTGCTGTCCACGGTGATGATCACTGTCCCGGCCACGGTTCTGGTCGTGGCGATCGGATCGCTCGCCGGGTACGCATTCGCCTGGATGGAGTTTCCCGGCCGTGACTGGTGGTTCATGGTGGTCGTCGGCCTCCTCGTCGTGCCCGTCCAGGTCGCGCTGGTGCCGGTCTCCAAACTGTTCGGCCGGATCGGCATCTTCGAGACGACGATCGGCGTGATCATCTTCCATGTCGCGTTCGGTCTGCCGTTCGCGATCTTCCTGCTGCGGAACTTCTTCGCGGAGATTCCGAGAGAACTGCTGGAGGCGGCGCGGCTCGACGGGGCGGGCGAGATACGGCTGTTCACGCGCGTCGTAATGCCACTGGGCGGCCCGGCGATCGCCTCGCTGGGCATCTTCCAGTTCCTGTGGGTGTGGAACGACATGCTGGTGGCGCTGATCTTCGCGGACTCCGAGAGCGCGCCGATCACGGTGGCACTCCAGCGCCAGGTGAGGCAGTTCGGCAACAACATCGACGTCCTGGCACCCGGCGCCTTCGTCTCGATGATCATCCCGTTGGCGGTGTTCTTCGCGTTCCAGCGGCAGTTCGTGACGGGAGTCATGGCGGGAGCGGTCAAGTGA
- a CDS encoding TetR/AcrR family transcriptional regulator yields MTTDPGTPRRAPAGAAVLREDVTHAIRAAVFEELAAVGFARMSIEGIARRAGVGKTAVYRRWKSKLSLVLDLVSAFAAQGLPAPATGSLYGDVRALLEVASHALRHPVASQVIPDLLVEAARHPEISDAIKAALLDSQQGVAALVVRDAVARGELPESTDPDKALDLIVGPLYWRLVVVRTGLPKGYLDELARGAVAALRS; encoded by the coding sequence ATGACCACGGATCCGGGAACACCACGTCGCGCGCCGGCGGGAGCCGCAGTGCTCCGGGAGGACGTGACTCACGCCATCCGCGCCGCCGTCTTCGAGGAGCTGGCCGCGGTCGGCTTCGCGCGGATGTCGATCGAGGGGATCGCGCGGCGGGCGGGCGTCGGCAAGACGGCGGTCTACCGGCGCTGGAAGTCGAAGCTGTCACTGGTGCTGGACCTGGTCTCGGCGTTCGCGGCGCAGGGGCTGCCGGCGCCGGCGACGGGTTCGCTGTACGGCGATGTACGGGCGCTGCTCGAGGTGGCGTCGCACGCCCTGCGCCACCCGGTTGCCTCGCAGGTCATCCCGGACCTGCTGGTGGAGGCGGCCCGCCACCCGGAAATCTCGGACGCGATCAAGGCGGCGCTGCTGGACAGCCAGCAGGGTGTGGCGGCGCTGGTGGTACGGGACGCGGTGGCACGCGGCGAACTCCCCGAATCGACGGACCCGGACAAGGCGCTGGACCTGATAGTGGGGCCGCTGTACTGGCGGCTGGTGGTGGTACGGACGGGTCTGCCGAAGGGGTACCTGGACGAGCTGGCACGGGGGGCGGTGGCGGCGCTCCGCTCGTGA
- a CDS encoding ABC transporter permease encodes MSESAPDGPSELAALAARHGLTISGARPTLRSYVSQLWSRRHFIVAFATARLTAQYSQAKLGQIWQVMTPLLNAAVYYFIFGMLLDTSKHVPDFIPFLVTGVFIWTFTANSIMAGTRAISGNIGLVRALHFPRASLPIAIALQQLQQLLFSLGALLAILVCFGQLPQTGWLLAIPALTLQAVFNTGISMIMARLASKTPDIAQLMPFILRTWMYVSGVMWSIDKVLSHDKVPHTVKLALQCNPAAVYIDLMRFALIDSFTAAQLPPHVWAVALFWAALFGVGGFLYFWKAEEEYGRG; translated from the coding sequence ATGAGCGAATCCGCTCCCGACGGCCCGTCCGAACTCGCCGCGCTCGCCGCCCGCCACGGTCTGACCATCAGTGGCGCCCGCCCCACGCTGCGCTCCTACGTCAGCCAGCTCTGGTCCCGCCGCCACTTCATCGTCGCCTTCGCCACCGCCCGGCTGACCGCCCAGTACAGCCAGGCCAAGCTGGGCCAGATCTGGCAGGTCATGACCCCGCTGCTGAACGCGGCGGTCTACTACTTCATCTTCGGCATGCTGCTCGACACCAGCAAGCACGTGCCCGACTTCATCCCGTTCCTCGTCACCGGCGTGTTCATCTGGACGTTCACGGCCAACTCGATCATGGCCGGCACCCGCGCGATCTCCGGCAACATCGGCCTCGTACGCGCCCTGCACTTCCCCCGCGCGAGTCTGCCCATCGCCATCGCGCTCCAGCAGCTCCAGCAGCTGCTCTTCTCGCTCGGCGCGCTGCTTGCCATCCTGGTCTGCTTCGGGCAGCTTCCCCAGACCGGCTGGCTGCTCGCGATCCCGGCACTGACCCTGCAGGCCGTGTTCAACACCGGCATTTCGATGATCATGGCGCGGCTGGCCAGCAAGACCCCGGACATCGCTCAGCTGATGCCGTTCATCCTGCGCACCTGGATGTACGTCTCCGGCGTGATGTGGTCGATCGACAAGGTGCTCAGCCACGACAAGGTGCCGCACACCGTCAAGCTGGCGCTGCAGTGCAACCCGGCCGCCGTCTACATCGACCTCATGCGCTTCGCGCTCATCGACAGCTTCACCGCCGCTCAACTCCCCCCGCACGTCTGGGCCGTGGCCCTCTTCTGGGCAGCGCTCTTCGGGGTGGGCGGATTCCTGTACTTCTGGAAGGCAGAGGAGGAGTACGGCCGTGGCTGA